One Mercurialis annua linkage group LG3, ddMerAnnu1.2, whole genome shotgun sequence DNA window includes the following coding sequences:
- the LOC126673654 gene encoding 8-hydroxygeraniol oxidoreductase-like isoform X2, producing the protein MTTKSSNSQVITCKAAVCWGDGEELKVENIQVDPPKSSEVRLKMLYASFCHTDILCSHGFPIPVYPRVLGHEGVGVVESIGDEVKDLKEGDIVMPAYVGQCQDCEKCNSISRKTNLCLKYPLNYSGLMPDGTSRMSIKGQKLYHLLSCSTWSEYTVVDVNYVVKIDPRVNLAHASFLSCGFSTGFGSVWKVANVEKGSSVAIIGLGAVGLGAIEAAIIEGAIKIIGVDTNERKKEKGEVFGMTDFINPNESEKSISEQIKQMTGGLGVDYCLECTGVPSLLNESLLATKQGIGKTIVVGAGTEPNVQISFLPLLCGGNLMGCIFGGLKIKSDIPLLLDKCTNKELHLDELLTHEVALEDINKAFQLVKQPNCVKVLIKI; encoded by the exons ATGACCACTAAGAGCAGCAATTCACAAGTTATTACATGCAAAG CTGCTGTATGTTGGGGTGATGGGGAAGAATTGAAGGTGGAGAATATACAAGTAGATCCTCCTAAATCTTCTGAAGTTCGACTTAAAATGCTTTATGCTAGTTTTTGTCATACAGATATCTTGTGCTCTCATGGTTTTCCAATT CCCGTTTATCCTCGAGTTCTTGGTCATGAAGGTGTAGG AGTTGTGGAGAGCATTGGAGATGAAGTGAAAGATCTAAAAGAAGGAGACATTGTAATGCCAGCCTATGTTGGGCAATGCCAAGATTGTGAAAAATGCAATTCAATTTCAAGAAAGACCAATTTATGCCTAAAATACCCTTTAAATTATAGTGGGTTAATGCCTGATGGGACTTCAAGAATGTCGATTAAAGGGCAGAAATTGTATCATCTTTTATCTTGCTCAACATGGTCTGAGTACACTGTAGTTGATGTCAATTATGTGGTCAAGATTGATCCACGTGTCAATCTTGCTCATGCCAGCTTCTTGTCTTGTGGATTTTCTACTGGATTTGGCTCAGTTTGGAAAGTTGCCAATGTTGAAAAAGGGTCCAGTGTTGCTATTATTGGCCTTGGTGCGGTTGGCCTAGGG GCAATAGAGGCAGCTATAATTGAAGGGGCAATTAAAATAATTGGAGTGGACacaaatgaaagaaaaaaagaaaaggggGAGGTATTTGGAATGACTGACTTTATTAATCCTAATGAATCAGAAAAATCAATTTCAGAACAGATTAAACAAATGACAGGTGGATTAGGTGTGGATTATTGCCTTGAATGTACTGGTGTCCCATCTTTACTTAACGAATCTCTTCTTGCTACAAAACAG GGAATTGGAAAAACAATAGTGGTTGGAGCAGGAACCGAACCAAATGTTCAAATCAGCTTCCTCCCCCTTCTTTGTGGTGGAAATCTGATGGGTTGTATTTTTGGAGGACTTAAGATTAAATCTGACATCCCTCTCTTACTCGACAAATGCACTAATAAG GAATTGCATCTTGATGAGCTATTGACCCATGAAGTAGCATTGGAAGATATCAATAAAGCATTCCAACTAGTAAAGCAGCCCAATTGTGTCAAAGTTCTTATCAAGATTTGA
- the LOC126675134 gene encoding 8-hydroxygeraniol oxidoreductase-like, with protein sequence MSKGSSQIITCKAAVIWGIGEPMKLEEIKVEAPKSSEVRVKMLYASICHTDISRVHGFPLPLFPRVLGHEGVGVVESIGDKVNGLKEGDIVIPTYIAECQECENCISLETNICLNYPINRTGLMQDGTSRMSIRGQKLYHLFTCSTWSEYTVIDSNYLVKIDPTMHLPHASFMSCGFSTGFGAAWKEARVKPGSIVAVFGLGAVGLGVVEGAKMQGASMIIGVDKNGKRREKGEVFGMTEFINPDEFDDKPISEVVKDLSGGVGVDYCFECTGAAPLINEALKATKMGKGKAIVIGTGNESVKIEFLPLLAGRTLKGCVFGGLKLKQDLPVLLEKCKNKEFHLDELLSYEVTLQDIDKAFDLLKLPDCVKILIKI encoded by the exons ATGTCAAAGGGCAGCTCGCAAATTATAACATGCAAAG CTGCAGTGATATGGGGAATTGGGGAGCCGATGAAATTGGAAGAAATAAAAGTCGAGGCACCAAAATCATCAGAAGTTAGGGTTAAGATGCTTTATGCTAGTATTTGCCACACTGATATTTCTAGGGTTCATGGATTTCCATTG CCACTTTTCCCAAGAGTTTTAGGGCATGAAGGTGTTGG AGTGGTGGAGAGCATTGGAGACAAAGTAAATGGTCTAAAAGAAGGAGACATTGTGATTCCAACTTATATTGCAGAGTGTCAAGAATGTGAAAATTGCATATCATTAGAGACCAATATATGCCTAAACTACCCAATAAATCGAACCGGTTTAATGCAAGATGGTACTTCAAGAATGTCCATTAGAGGCCAGAAATTATACCACTTGTTTACTTGCTCAACATGGTCAGAATACACGGTCATCGATTCTAATTATCTCGTCAAGATTGATCCAACCATGCATCTCCCACATGCTAGTTTCATGTCTTGCGGGTTTTCAACTGGTTTTGGAGCAGCTTGGAAAGAAGCTAGGGTTAAGCCGGGTTCAATTGTGGCGGTTTTTGGCCTCGGTGCTGTAGGGCTAGGG GTTGTAGAAGGAGCTAAAATGCAAGGAGCAAGTATGATTATCGGTGTGGATAAGAACgggaaaagaagagagaaaggAGAAGTTTTTGGAATGACAGAATTCATAAACCCAGATGAATTTGATGATAAGCCTATTTCAGAAGTTGTGAAAGATTTGAGTGGTGGAGTTGGAGTTGATTATTGCTTCGAGTGCACCGGTGCTGCACCTTTAATCAATGAAGCCCTTAAAGCCACAAAAATG GGGAAAGGAAAAGCGATTGTGATAGGCACAGGAAATGAGAGCGTGAAGATCGAATTCCTGCCCTTACTTGCAGGCAGAACTCTAAAGGGGTGTGTTTTTGGAGGGCTCAAATTGAAGCAAGACCTGCCTGTTTTACTTGAAAAATGCAAAAACAAG GAATTCCATCTTGATGAACTCTTGAGCTATGAAGTTACCTTGCAAGACATAGACAAGGCATTTGATCTACTGAAGCTACCAGATTGTGTGAAGATTCTTATCAAGATCtga
- the LOC126675135 gene encoding uncharacterized protein LOC126675135: protein MATSLATVSISGGSNLKARELCSSSKFHSFGKTPRLALSRKPNTNLSVRADYNDGSRGSGGGDFAAGFLIGGAIFGTLAYVFAPQIRRSLLNEDEYGFRRAKRPIYYDEGLEKTRQTLNAKISQLNNAIDNVSSRLRGGNNSPNVPVETDPEVEATM from the exons ATGGCAACCAGTCTCGCCACTGTTTCCATCTCAG GTGGATCTAATCTGAAAGCACGTGAGCTTTGCTCCTCCTCTAAGTTCCATTCATTTGGAAAAACGCCCAGATTGGCACTTTCTCGGAAGCCAAACACCAATTTATCAGTTCGTGCAGACTATAA TGATGGTAGTAGGGGCAGCGGTGGCGGTGATTTTGCTGCTGGTTTTCTCATAGGAGGCGCCATATTTGGAACTTTAGCTTATGTTTTTGCTCCTCAG ATCAGAAGATCCCTGCTCAATGAAGACGAATATGGATTTCGTAGGGCTAAGCGACCAATTTACTATGATGAAGGTTTAGAG AAAACCAGGCAGACTTTGAACGCAAAAATCAGCCAGCTGAATAATGCTATCGACAATGTCTCCTCACGTTTGCGAGGTGGAAATAATTCACCTAATGTGCCTGTCGAAACTGATCCCGAGGTAGAAGCTACCATGTGA